The Podospora pseudocomata strain CBS 415.72m chromosome 3, whole genome shotgun sequence genome window below encodes:
- a CDS encoding hypothetical protein (COG:H; EggNog:ENOG503NTVS) — translation MSDSEPDLELLELLRQHIAGKPQVAAEPDTGVLESAEYVYNNSIDVALDMRSCKNAARAIYSQMQTKSYSPATWAAHELHPHPSKGDKPEDVVAFIFTMDLLNFCFWSERGEEERFSIEYKGRRWTGYWSLVAALQRALEEGIPITDPHFWQNEEELTLSTLKHVFRSATSEEMPLLAARLSCLREAGQILYEKFSCHPLHLVTSSNNSAARLVNTLASNFSCFNDTHSPPSFPRKKPIRLLKRAQILVADLWACFEGQGPYGKFYDIDKITMFADYRIPQMLNQLGCIQYSPPLETAVQLKRDIPSGSNWEIQLRACSIWCVELIRREILRENPGARVNAILIDFFLYDTIKEMENEGRERAPHHRTRSIWY, via the exons ATGTCAGACTCCGAACCAGATCTTGAactcctcgagctcctccgccaacaCATCGCCGGTAAACCACAAGTTGCCGCTGAGCCTGACACGGGCGTCCTCGAATCAGCCGAATATGTCTACAACAACTCCATCGACGTAGCCCTCGACATGCGGTCATGCAAAAACGCCGCCAGAGCCATCTACTCTCAGATGCAAACAAAGTCTTACTCACCGGCCACCTGGGCGGCACACGAgcttcaccctcacccatcaAAGGGTGACAAGCCAGAGGATGTGGTGGCCTTTATCTTCACCATGGATCTTTTGaacttttgtttttggagtgagaggggtgaagaagagaggTTTTCCATCGAGTacaaggggaggagatggacaGGGTATTGGAGTTTGGTGGCTGCTTTACAgagggcgttggaggagg GCATCCCCATAACAGACCCTCACTTCTGGCAAAACGAAGAAGaactcaccctctccaccctcaaaCACGTCTTCCGCTCCGCCACCTCGGAGGAAATgcccctcctcgccgcccgtCTCTCCTGTCTCCGTGAAGCCGGCCAGATCCTCTACGAGAAATTCTCctgccaccccctccacctcgtaacctcctccaacaactccgCCGCTCGCCTggtcaacaccctcgcctccaaCTTTTCCTGCTTCAACGacacccactcccccccttccttcccccgCAAGAAacccatccgcctcctcaaacgcGCCCAGATCCTCGTCGCCGATCTCTGGGCTTGCTTCGAGGGCCAAGGCCCCTACGGCAAATTTTACGACATTGACAAGATAACCATGTTTGCCGACTACCGCATCCCGCAGATGCTCAACCAGCTCGGCTGCATCCAGTACAGCCCACCCCTCGAAACCGCCGTGCAGCTCAAACGTGACATCCCCTCGGGTAGCAACTGGGAGATCCAGCTCCGGGCGTGCAGTATCTGGTGTGTGGAGTTGATACGGAGGGAGATATTGAGAGAAAATCCAggggcgagggtgaatgCGATTTTGATTGATTTCTTCCTCTATGATACcatcaaggagatggagaacgaggggagggagagggcgccGCATCATCGGACGAGGAGTATCTGGTATTAA
- the LCB3 gene encoding Long-chain base-1-phosphate phosphatase (COG:I; EggNog:ENOG503NUZW): MCKPANGSGSGSELPVAPLPVSSDEKAKDVVVDAGLKSLDHYRRALPKWRYSLRQCLLPLVRWETPYLAAFQNAVRTPALDSYFAITANLGTHTFFMIGLPILFWCGFRGFGKGLVHILAEGVFFTGFLKDMCSLPRPLSPPLQRITMSGSAALEYGFPSTHSANAVSVAVYAILMLRSDHNIYSPTTTIALEALAYFYALSIVIGRLYCGMHGFIDVIIGSIMGTAISLVEFYYAPAVEEWMYSSNYAAPLIVALIILVLVRVHPEPADDCPCFDDSVAFAGVMIGLECGMWRFARYSPYATIYNGSDATFSLAAMGWPLSIGRVVFGVLMIFAWREAMKPTLLKFLPHLYRLLERVGMSLPRRFFVPASEYKDVPLHVRDDNLIPNVSDFPKVMRSIRGPGRGRSVSIGPQSAADAYETLAYRERRRRESLEGDNGGVKSKGSLASLRESAAKLSGVDVFEDGGKSSGVQQQNGRVAEFEKMMGTGTVVVANEEEMVLGVEDELGEKEVFSRLVKPRVRYDVEVVTKLVVYTGIAWLAVDLILVTFEMIGLGAGHLVAAAP, encoded by the exons ATGTGTAAACCTGCGAAcggctcgggctcgggctcAGAGCTCCCAGTTGCCCCGCTACCTGTCAGTAGTGACGAGAAGGCGaaggatgtggtggtggatgctgGATTGAAGAGCCTCGACCATT ATCGGCGAGCGCTTCCAAAATGGCGATATTCTTTGCGACAATGCCTCCTGCCGCTCGTGCGGTGGGAGACACCCTATCTCGCCGCTTTCCAGAATGCCGTACGAACACCAGCTCTCGATAGCTACTTTGCGATCACGGCCAACCTTGGCACACATACATTCTTTATGATTGGGCTGCCGATCCTGTTCTGGTGTGGCTTCAGGGGCTTTGGAAAGGG ACTCGTTCATATCCTTGCTGAAGGCGTCTTCTTCACCGGCTTCCTCAAAGACATGTGCTCCCTCCCTCGTCCACTCTCACCACCTCTCCAGCGCATCACCATGTCTGGCTCTGCTGCTCTCGAATAcggcttcccctccacccactcCGCCAACGCAGTCTCTGTTGCAGTCTACGCTATCCTCATGTTGCGAAGTGACCATAACATCTACTCGCCCACCACGACCATTGCCCTCGAAGCCCTTGCTTACTTTTACGCTCTCTCGATTGTTATCGGCCGTCTTTACTGCGGTATGCACGGGTTCATCGACGTCATTATCGGGTCTATTATGGGAACGGCCATCTCTCTCGTTGAGTTCTACTACGCCCCGGCTGTGGAAGAGTGGATGTACTCTTCCAACTACGCCGCTCCCTTGATCGTGGCGTTGATCATTCTTGTGCTTGTGCGTGTTCACCCCGAGCCAGCAGACGACTGCCCATGCTTCGACGACAGCGTGGCTTTTGCCGGTGTGATGATCGGGTTGGAGTGCGGTATGTGGCGGTTTGCGAGGTACTCCCCTTATGCCACTATCTACAACGGGTCAGACGCTACGTTCTCCCTCGCTGCGATGGGGTGGCCCTTGTCTATTGGTCGCGTCGTTTTTGGCGTTCTGATGATCTTCGCCTGGAGAGAGGCGATGAAGCCAACTCTGTTGAAGTTCCTGCCTCATTTGTATAGGTTGTTAGAACGTGTGGGCATGTCCCTGCCCAGAAGGTTCTTCGTGCCGGCGAGCGAGTACAAGGATGTGCCGCTGCATGTGAGGGATGATAACCTGATTCCGAATGTATCTGATTTTCCCAAGGTGATGAGGAGCATCAGGGGCCCGGGTCGCGGTAGGAGCGTGAGTATCGGGCCGCAAAGTGCGGCGGATGCGTATGAGACGTTGGCGTATCGCgagcggagaaggagggagtcTTTGGAGGGTGACAATGGTGGGGTGAAGAGCAAGGGGAGCTTGGCGTCTCTTAGGGAGAGTGCGGCGAAGCTGAGCGGGGTGGATgtttttgaggatggggggaagagtTCTGgggtgcagcagcagaatgggagggtggcggagtttgagaagatgatggggacgggAACGGTCGTGGTTGCtaatgaggaggagatggtgcttggtgtggaggatgagttgggggagaaggaggttttCTCGAGGCTGGTGAAGCCGAGAGTGAGGTATGATGTGGAGGTAGTGACCAAGCTGGTTGTTTACACGG GAATCGCTTGGTTGGCCGTGGATCTGATTCTCGTCACTTTTGAGATGATTGGGCTTGGTGCGGGGCacttggtggcggcggcaccaTGA
- the UBA2 gene encoding E1 ubiquitin-activating protein uba2 (COG:O; EggNog:ENOG503NWF7) — translation MSSDPEFDGVSPLTEAKKSRVLMVGAGGIGCELLKNLVLTGFGETHIVDLDTIDLSNLNRQFLFRQEHIKKSKALVATEAAQKFNPNVKIVPYHANIKDPQFNIEWFSSFRIVFNALDNLDARRHVNKMCLAADVPLIESGTTGFNGQVQVIKKGVTACYDCTAKETPKSFPVCTIRSTPSQPIHCIVWGKSYLLNEIFGTSEDESAFDHTTDADNAKEIEELKRESEALRSIRQSVGTPEFSEALFQKVFNTDIVRLRSMEDMWKSRKPPEPLDYKALMEKASTLDKEAVVEDQQKVWTLEENLIVFNDSLDRLSKRVMESKAAGQDAVITFDKDDEDTLDFVAASANIRSTLFGIDRKSKFDIKQMAGNIIPAIATTNAIVAGLCVLEAFKVLKGQYSQAKEIFLTPFATQRLLGSDKSREPNPACPVCSSFQIRSLVDFSKATLNDFVEDFVKEELGYGEKEFAISTEVGIIYDPDETDNLEKKLSELGIKSDSFLTITDEDDELVNVVVALSESKEPLEDKPVKGVFSSEKKIEIPAKPKQPATETNGAASDSPPLVVSLKKPTDGVTPAKRSHPDNEEGIAKKVKTIAAGADEEGDIVIVDDAPLDAGGSSSGGAIVIDD, via the exons ATGTCGTCAGACCCCGAATTCGACGGCGTGTCACCGCTGACCGAAGCTAAGAAGTCGCGGGTGCTCATGGTCGGCGCTGGGGGCATCGGATGCGAATTACTCAAGAACCTCGTCTTGACCGGCTTTGGAGAGACGCACATCGTCGACCTCGACACAATCGACCTTAGCAACCTGAATCGACAGTTTCTCTTTCGACAGGAACACATCAAGAAGTCGAAAGCGCTG GTCGCCACAGAGGCTGCGCAAAAGTTCAACCCGAACGTCAAGATCGTCCCATACCATGCGAACATCAAGGACCCTCAGTTCAACATTGAGTGGTTTAGCAGCTTTAGGATAGTTTTCAACGCCCTCGACAACTTGGATGCCCGACGACATGTGAACAAGATGTGCTTGGCGGCCGATGTGCCACTGATTGAGAGCGGCACCACCGGGTTCAATGGCCAGGTTCAGGTCATCAAGAAAGGCGTGACGGCCTGCTATGACTGCACAGCCAAGGAAACACCGAAATCGTTCCCAGTTTGCACGATTCGCAGCACACCGAGCCAGCCGATCCACTGCATCGTCTGGGGTAAGAGCTACCTCCTAAACGAAATCTTTGGCACAAGCGAGGACGAGTCCGCCTTCGATCACACCACCGATGCTGATAATGCGAAGGAGATTGAAGAGCTGAAGAGGGAGTCGGAGGCACTGCGGAGTATTCGACAATCAGTCGGCACACCAGAGTTCAGCGAAGCTCTCTTCCAGAAAGTGTTCAACACAGATATTGTCCGGTTGAGGTCAATGGAAGACATGTGGAAGAGCAGGAAGCCACCCGAGCCACTCGACTACAAGGCCctgatggagaaggcgtcTACCCTTGACAAGGAAGCCGTGGTCGAAGACCAACAAAAGGTTTGGACGCTGGAAGAGAATTTGATTGTCTTTAACGACAGTCTCGATCGGCTCAGCAAGCGCGTAATGGAAAGCAAAGCTGCCGGCCAAGATGCTGTCATCACTTTCGacaaggacgacgaggacaccCTCGACTTTGTCGCTGCCAGTGCCAATATTCGATCGACACTCTTCGGCATCGACCGGAAATCAAAGTTCGACATCAAGCAAATGGCGGGTAATATCATTCCTgccatcgccaccaccaatgCCATTGTGGCTGGCCTCTGTGTTTTGGAGGCGTTCAAAGTCCTCAAGGGCCAGTACAGCCAGGCGAAGGAAATCTTCCTCACTCCTTTTGCCACCCAAAGACTGCTCGGATCCGACAAGTCGCGAGAGCCAAATCCCGCCTGCCCGGTCTGCAGCTCGTTCCAGATACGGTCGCTGGTAGACTTTTCCAAGGCTACGCTCAATGACTTTGTGGAGGACTTTGTCAAAGAGGAGCTTGGCTatggggagaaggagtttgCTATCAGCACGGAGGTGGGAATCATCTATGATCCTGATGAAACGGATAATTTGGAGAAGAAGTTGTCCGAGCTTG GCATCAAATCTGACTCCTTCTTGACCATTaccgacgaggatgacgagcTCGTCAATGTGGTTGTCGCCCTTTCAGAATC GAAAGAGCCCCTCGAGGATAAACCCGTCAAGGGGGTTTTCTCCTctgagaagaagatcgaGATCCCAGCCAAGCCTAAGCAGCCGGCTACGGAAACCAACGGCGCTGCCAGCGATAGTCCCCCGCTTGTGGTCTCCCTCAAGAAGCCTACTGACGGTGTCACGCCCGCTAAGCGCTCTCACCCCGATAATGAAGAGGGGATTGCGAAGAAGGTCAAGACAAtcgctgctggtgctgatgagGAAGGCGATATCGTCATAGTGGACGATGCGCCTTTGGACGCTGGTGGTAGTAGTAGTGGGGGGGCGATTGTCATTGATGATTAA
- a CDS encoding hypothetical protein (EggNog:ENOG503Q49F; COG:Q) → MSVQYPLKGKIALVTGASSGIGHAIAKRFAQEGAKVIMASRKAGVKPKFDRRLVVGFNNPTLHVPYHMNITVKEHWETLLKRHPKIDMLINSAGISQTKLLLHTGKFEIDELLSTNLLGTILGCKYIGKSMIAHTTAARRSAKAAAAAHWESKLSSPSTPSSSEPVQEIDITTEQAELPQSQKLTPEEEEDEETTPITPEPPQLHPGSYRTGSQGVIINIASLLATKAITGSAVYAATKAGVLGLTNTLAMEYGQSGVRVNAIVPGYIHTPMTKDMTNIDKLQNLIPLQRFGTPDEVADAASFLAKNQYANNCILNLDGGLSA, encoded by the exons atGTCTGTTCAATACCCCCTCAAAGGCAAAATCGCCCTCGTAACCGGTGCTTCCTCAGGCATAGGCCACGCAATCGCCAAACGCTTCGCCCAAGAAGGCGCCAAAGTCATCATGGCCTCCCGCAAAGCCGGCGTAAAGCCCAAGTTCGACCGCAGGCTCGTCGTAGGCTTCAACAATCCCACCCTCCACGTCCCCTACCACATGAACATAACAGTCAAAGAACACTGGGAAACCCTCCTAAAACGTCAC cccAAAATCGACATGCTCATCAACTCAGCCGGCATCTCCCAaaccaaactcctccttcacACCGGCAAGTTTGAAATCGACGAgctcctctccaccaacctcctcggcacAATCCTCGGCTGCAAGTACATCGGCAAGTCCATGATCGCCCACACAACCGCGGCCCGCCGCTCAgccaaagccgccgccgccgcccactGGGAGTCCAaactctcttctccctcaaccccatcatcatctgaaCCAGTCCAAGAAAttgacatcaccaccgaacAAGCCGAGCTCCCCCAAAGTCAAAAACTCaccccagaagaagaggaggacgaagaaacaacccccatcacccccgaaCCCCCCCAGCTCCACCCAGGAAGCTACAGAACTGGCTCCCAGggcgtcatcatcaacatcgctTCCTTGCTGGCAACAAAAGCAATCACAGGCAGCGCAGTCTACGCCGCCACCAAAGCCGGGGTTTTGGGATTGACAAATACTCTAGCAATGGAGTACGGACAGTCGGGTGTAAGAGTCAATGCTATTGTACCAGGATACATCCATACCCCAATGACAAAAG ATATGACCAACATCGACAAATTACAaaacctcatccccctccaacgcTTCGGCACCCCAGACGAAGTCGCCGAtgccgcctccttcctcgccaaaaACCAGTACGCTAATAACTGCATTCTCAACCTCGATGGTGGACTCAGCGCTTGA
- a CDS encoding hypothetical protein (EggNog:ENOG503P98C) encodes MPPPKKVDKGIVSLDRETPIQEEVKPLIEDILRTKYCVQGSVFLVEGIDTVRVVGGAGKMVRLLLGDGKLVIQGFVKGVMHWVVEGGKVFEGGYVRLDKFEVVEIEGERVLVIGDLRIVGWDEGYLGVLREEGREVKDVGGLREGGTGGERLFGLERRVREMEVRRERERETEEEERRREEGSREELEAEVVEQEKQAVEREWEEEAKKEEEDEGCTSESDYDDDGFEQMVISTERATQRRVMATAYTGTSVNNTTTPQRPPVFKQQSIQHPQVQLPPPSRQILTPRTPQPRPPIKPQENTTPKPLPWLASDPTQPLKLTPLSQIPYLPYKQNWMINVLVVVTQLGETESCPYPPFVQRQASVIDQSTPHRHIHLTVFLEPAGFEPKLGEVYLLLGVKNHKFDGGSLKKYASDKPKGGGRWWVEGRGLGWCKGMVKELEIWWAQQQGGVVGEEG; translated from the coding sequence atgccaccacccaaaaagGTTGACAAAGGGATCGTTTCCCTCGACCGGGAAACTCCCATTCAGGAGGAGGTCAAACCGCTGATAGAAGACATCCTGAGGACAAAGTATTGCGTTCAGGGGTCGGTGTTTCTTGTGGAGGGGATCGACACGGTgagggtggttggtggggcggggaagatggtgaggttgctgttgggggatgggaagcTGGTGATTCAGGGGTTTGTGAAGGGGGTTATGCActgggttgtggagggggggaaggtttttgagggggggtATGTCAGGTTGGATAAgtttgaggtggttgagatcgagggggagagggtgctggTGATTGGGGATTTGAGGATTgtggggtgggatgaggggtatttgggggttttgagggaggagggcagggAGGTTAAGGATGTCGGGGGGctgagagaggggggaacggggggggaaaggttgtttgggttggagaggagggtcagggagatggaggttaggagggagagggagagggagacggaggaggaggagaggaggagggaggaggggagcagagaggagctggaggctgaggttgtcGAGCAGGAAAAGCAGGCTGTTGAGCGggagtgggaagaagaggcgaagaaggaggaggaagatgagggttGCACCTCTGAGTCGGactatgatgatgatggttttgAACAGATGGTGATATCGACCGAGAGGGCTACCCAGAGGAGGGTCATGGCTACCGCATACACCGGCACAAGCGTTAATAACACCACGACGCCACAGCGACCACCGGTGTTCAAGCAGCAATCGATTCAACATCCACAAGTCCAGTTGCCTCCCCCCTCTCGCCAGATATTAACTCCTAGAACACCTCAGCCTCGGCCGCCTATCAAACCCCAGGAAAACACCACACCGAAACCGCTTCCCTGGCTTGCCAGCGATCCGACTCAACCCCTAAAGCTCACACCCCTCAGCCAAATCCCATATTTACCCTACAAACAAAACTGGATGATCAACGTTCTCGTTGTTGTCACCCAACTCGGAGAAACAGAATCGTGTCCGTATCCTCCCTTTGTTCAAAGGCAGGCTAGCGTCATTGATCAGAGTACACCACATAGGCACATACACTTGACAGTATTCTTGGAGCCAGCCGGGTTTGAGCCGAAGCTAGGCGAGGTCTACCTTTTGCTGGGTGTCAAGAATCACAAGTTTGATGGGGGTAGCTTGAAGAAGTATGCGAGTGACAAGCccaaggggggtgggaggtggtgggtggagggacgagggttggggtggtgtaaagggatggtgaaggagttggagatCTGGTGGGCTCAGCAAcaggggggtgttgttggggaggagggttga
- a CDS encoding hypothetical protein (COG:S; EggNog:ENOG503P44W), producing MTGWEGAFPSPSSTEPPVSCLKSCKAANSTQTTKTHKITPTFSLKTTVTGISRFCDHSDNQNTYLLRLLSPNSPKTSLPLTSLTDLFSLTLTQPHHTYLLSFLTTLSSPQIKTATMPPRRSTRATTKAASQSKLNFSNKITKPLPSRSNQKDKAVKLEEAITRTATPSPPPSSEPAPEQELSPAEVNAAKVSQAAINRYWKGIEDSRLAKEVHKKHGTGLGTGEKVLRYFDVSSQFGPCVGITRLERWQRAERLGLNPPIEVLAVIVKEGRGEEKAHLDQLLSSTAIGERE from the exons ATGACTGGCTGGGAAGGCGCCTTCcccagcccctcctccacagagCCTCCCGTCTCCTGCCTCAAGAGCTGCAAAGCAGCCAATTCAACACAAACGACGAAAACGCACAAAATTACTCCGACTTTTTCGCTCAAGACCACAGTTACTGGTATTTCGCGATTTTGCGACCATAGCGATAACCAGAATACATATCTGTTGCGCCTACTATCGCCAAATTCACCCAAGACATCCCTCCCGCTGACGTCACTCACCGACCTCTTCTCACTCACCTTGAcccaaccacaccacacctaTCTTCTCAGCTTTCTCACGACTCTCTCATCACCCCAAATAAAAACAGCAACCATGCCACCCCGCCGCTCCACCCGAGCGACAACCAAGGCCGCCAGCCAATCCAAGCTGaacttctccaacaaaatcaccaaaccgctcccctcccgctccaATCAAAAAGACAAGGCTGTCAAGCTTGAGGAAGCCATCACAAGAAcagccaccccctcccctcccccctcctccgagCCAGCTCCTGAACAAGAACTTTCGCCGGCAGAGGTCAACGCGGCAAAGGTTTCGCAGGCGGCGATTAATCGTTACTGGAAGGGGATTGAAGACTCGAGGCTGGCGAAGGAAGTTCACAAGAAGCATGGGACTGGgttggggacgggggagaaggtttTGAGGTATTTTGACGTTAGCAGTCAGTTTGGG CCATGTGTGGGGATTACACGACTCGAGAGGTGgcagagggcggagaggctGGGGCTCAACCCGCCGATTGAGGTGCTGGCGGTGATTGtcaaggaggggaggggggaggagaaggcgcatTTGGATCAGTTGTTGAGTAGTACTGcgattggggagagggagtaa